The Acropora muricata isolate sample 2 chromosome 5, ASM3666990v1, whole genome shotgun sequence genome includes a window with the following:
- the LOC136916331 gene encoding uncharacterized protein isoform X4, with protein sequence MLKRGPLTDVVAWLQCQQLLANPLLCSQCNNRVMEMKQRNGNHVDGFFWRCAGCRKRRSLRTNSFFEEFPRVSLVALLRVIFYFTKDDSQRRIAETLKLSRSLVSRICRRLQDMCSVDLQQRPIIPFGGPAAVVKCDESKFNHKAKYNRGRRPHRQVWVFGIITTEYSPARGYFTIVDRRDAATLCPIIEQCLLPGSEVHTDDWGAYRHLARLPNVCRHKVVVHARHFVDPRTGVHTQEVESCWSRLKLGLKRKKGIRREDLQAYLDEAMWRQWRVPVVDAIRELKLVPFLRRGRQPKENFLRAGSMP encoded by the exons ATGCTCAAG AGAGGACCTCTGACAGATGTTGTCGCGTGGCTTCAATGTCAGCAATTGCTTGCAAATCCTCTACTTTGTTCTCAGTGCAACAATCGCGTTATGGAAATGAAGCAGAGAAATGGCAATCATGTGGATGGCTTTTTCTG GAGATGCGCTGGATGCCGAAAAAGACGAAGCTTGCGTACCAACAGCTTTTTTGAGGAATTCCCTAGGGTTTCATTGGTAGCGCTACTGagagttattttttacttcaccAAAGATGACTCTCAACGAAGGATAGCAGAAACCTTGAAGCTAAGTCGAAGTCTGGTTTCGCGGATCTGTCGTCGATTACAAGATATGTGTTCAGTGGACCTTCAACAAAGGCCCATCATACCATTTGGAGGACCAGCGGCTGTGGTAAAATGCGATGAAAGCAAGTTTAATCACAAAGCTAAg TATAACAGGGGAAGGAGACCTCATCGTCAGGTGTGGGTATTTGGCATTATCACGACCGAATACAGTCCAGCGAGGGGTTATTTTACCATAGTGGACAGGAGAGACGCAGCGACTCTTTGCCCCATAATAGAGCAATGTCTTTTGCCTGGTAGCGAGGTTCACACCGACGATTGGGGGGCATATAGGCACCTCGCCCGCCTTCCAAACGTCTGTAGACATAAAGTTGTGGTGCATGCCCGCCATTTCGTCGATCCTCGTACGGGTGTGCATACTCAAGAGGTGGAGTCATGCTGGAGCCGACTGAAGTTGGGCTTGAAGAGAAAGAAAGGAATTAGGAGAGAAGATCTCCAGGCGTACCTGGACGAGGCGATGTGGAGGCAGTGGAGAG ttcccgtcgtcgatgctattagggagcttaagcttgtgccgtttttgagacgcggacggcaaccgaaAGAGAACTTTTTGCGTGCAGGATCGATGCCATGA
- the LOC136916331 gene encoding uncharacterized protein isoform X5, which yields MLKCNNRVMEMKQRNGNHVDGFFWRCAGCRKRRSLRTNSFFEEFPRVSLVALLRVIFYFTKDDSQRRIAETLKLSRSLVSRICRRLQDMCSVDLQQRPIIPFGGPAAVVKCDESKFNHKAKYNRGRRPHRQVWVFGIITTEYSPARGYFTIVDRRDAATLCPIIEQCLLPGSEVHTDDWGAYRHLARLPNVCRHKVVVHARHFVDPRTGVHTQEVESCWSRLKLGLKRKKGIRREDLQAYLDEAMWRQWRVPVVDAIRELKLVPFLRRGRQPKENFLRAGSMP from the exons ATGCTCAAG TGCAACAATCGCGTTATGGAAATGAAGCAGAGAAATGGCAATCATGTGGATGGCTTTTTCTG GAGATGCGCTGGATGCCGAAAAAGACGAAGCTTGCGTACCAACAGCTTTTTTGAGGAATTCCCTAGGGTTTCATTGGTAGCGCTACTGagagttattttttacttcaccAAAGATGACTCTCAACGAAGGATAGCAGAAACCTTGAAGCTAAGTCGAAGTCTGGTTTCGCGGATCTGTCGTCGATTACAAGATATGTGTTCAGTGGACCTTCAACAAAGGCCCATCATACCATTTGGAGGACCAGCGGCTGTGGTAAAATGCGATGAAAGCAAGTTTAATCACAAAGCTAAg TATAACAGGGGAAGGAGACCTCATCGTCAGGTGTGGGTATTTGGCATTATCACGACCGAATACAGTCCAGCGAGGGGTTATTTTACCATAGTGGACAGGAGAGACGCAGCGACTCTTTGCCCCATAATAGAGCAATGTCTTTTGCCTGGTAGCGAGGTTCACACCGACGATTGGGGGGCATATAGGCACCTCGCCCGCCTTCCAAACGTCTGTAGACATAAAGTTGTGGTGCATGCCCGCCATTTCGTCGATCCTCGTACGGGTGTGCATACTCAAGAGGTGGAGTCATGCTGGAGCCGACTGAAGTTGGGCTTGAAGAGAAAGAAAGGAATTAGGAGAGAAGATCTCCAGGCGTACCTGGACGAGGCGATGTGGAGGCAGTGGAGAG ttcccgtcgtcgatgctattagggagcttaagcttgtgccgtttttgagacgcggacggcaaccgaaAGAGAACTTTTTGCGTGCAGGATCGATGCCATGA
- the LOC136916331 gene encoding uncharacterized protein isoform X1, with product MPCSADRYCNCSVSKIYCHLQKKLTDRIDVTCLSLPVAKCSSVDKRLNHCSHRKLLGSGWRDIAKRTLRFSVVQGKLQVLMAIMMRGPLTDVVAWLQCQQLLANPLLCSQCNNRVMEMKQRNGNHVDGFFWRCAGCRKRRSLRTNSFFEEFPRVSLVALLRVIFYFTKDDSQRRIAETLKLSRSLVSRICRRLQDMCSVDLQQRPIIPFGGPAAVVKCDESKFNHKAKYNRGRRPHRQVWVFGIITTEYSPARGYFTIVDRRDAATLCPIIEQCLLPGSEVHTDDWGAYRHLARLPNVCRHKVVVHARHFVDPRTGVHTQEVESCWSRLKLGLKRKKGIRREDLQAYLDEAMWRQWRVPVVDAIRELKLVPFLRRGRQPKENFLRAGSMP from the exons ATGCCATGCAGTGCTGACAGGTACTGTAACTGTTCAGTTAGCAAAATCTATTGTCACCTGCAGAAAAAACTAACAGACAGGATAGATGTAACCTGTCTTAGTTTACCTGTTGCCAAATGCTCAAG TGTTGACAAAAGGTTGAATCACTGTTCCCACCGGAAGTTACTTGGGTCAGGTTGGAGAGATATAGCAAAACGTACACTAAGATTTTCAGTAGtacaaggaaaactacaagtTCTGATGGCGATAATGATG AGAGGACCTCTGACAGATGTTGTCGCGTGGCTTCAATGTCAGCAATTGCTTGCAAATCCTCTACTTTGTTCTCAGTGCAACAATCGCGTTATGGAAATGAAGCAGAGAAATGGCAATCATGTGGATGGCTTTTTCTG GAGATGCGCTGGATGCCGAAAAAGACGAAGCTTGCGTACCAACAGCTTTTTTGAGGAATTCCCTAGGGTTTCATTGGTAGCGCTACTGagagttattttttacttcaccAAAGATGACTCTCAACGAAGGATAGCAGAAACCTTGAAGCTAAGTCGAAGTCTGGTTTCGCGGATCTGTCGTCGATTACAAGATATGTGTTCAGTGGACCTTCAACAAAGGCCCATCATACCATTTGGAGGACCAGCGGCTGTGGTAAAATGCGATGAAAGCAAGTTTAATCACAAAGCTAAg TATAACAGGGGAAGGAGACCTCATCGTCAGGTGTGGGTATTTGGCATTATCACGACCGAATACAGTCCAGCGAGGGGTTATTTTACCATAGTGGACAGGAGAGACGCAGCGACTCTTTGCCCCATAATAGAGCAATGTCTTTTGCCTGGTAGCGAGGTTCACACCGACGATTGGGGGGCATATAGGCACCTCGCCCGCCTTCCAAACGTCTGTAGACATAAAGTTGTGGTGCATGCCCGCCATTTCGTCGATCCTCGTACGGGTGTGCATACTCAAGAGGTGGAGTCATGCTGGAGCCGACTGAAGTTGGGCTTGAAGAGAAAGAAAGGAATTAGGAGAGAAGATCTCCAGGCGTACCTGGACGAGGCGATGTGGAGGCAGTGGAGAG ttcccgtcgtcgatgctattagggagcttaagcttgtgccgtttttgagacgcggacggcaaccgaaAGAGAACTTTTTGCGTGCAGGATCGATGCCATGA
- the LOC136916331 gene encoding uncharacterized protein isoform X3, with amino-acid sequence MAIMMRGPLTDVVAWLQCQQLLANPLLCSQCNNRVMEMKQRNGNHVDGFFWRCAGCRKRRSLRTNSFFEEFPRVSLVALLRVIFYFTKDDSQRRIAETLKLSRSLVSRICRRLQDMCSVDLQQRPIIPFGGPAAVVKCDESKFNHKAKYNRGRRPHRQVWVFGIITTEYSPARGYFTIVDRRDAATLCPIIEQCLLPGSEVHTDDWGAYRHLARLPNVCRHKVVVHARHFVDPRTGVHTQEVESCWSRLKLGLKRKKGIRREDLQAYLDEAMWRQWRVPVVDAIRELKLVPFLRRGRQPKENFLRAGSMP; translated from the exons ATGGCGATAATGATG AGAGGACCTCTGACAGATGTTGTCGCGTGGCTTCAATGTCAGCAATTGCTTGCAAATCCTCTACTTTGTTCTCAGTGCAACAATCGCGTTATGGAAATGAAGCAGAGAAATGGCAATCATGTGGATGGCTTTTTCTG GAGATGCGCTGGATGCCGAAAAAGACGAAGCTTGCGTACCAACAGCTTTTTTGAGGAATTCCCTAGGGTTTCATTGGTAGCGCTACTGagagttattttttacttcaccAAAGATGACTCTCAACGAAGGATAGCAGAAACCTTGAAGCTAAGTCGAAGTCTGGTTTCGCGGATCTGTCGTCGATTACAAGATATGTGTTCAGTGGACCTTCAACAAAGGCCCATCATACCATTTGGAGGACCAGCGGCTGTGGTAAAATGCGATGAAAGCAAGTTTAATCACAAAGCTAAg TATAACAGGGGAAGGAGACCTCATCGTCAGGTGTGGGTATTTGGCATTATCACGACCGAATACAGTCCAGCGAGGGGTTATTTTACCATAGTGGACAGGAGAGACGCAGCGACTCTTTGCCCCATAATAGAGCAATGTCTTTTGCCTGGTAGCGAGGTTCACACCGACGATTGGGGGGCATATAGGCACCTCGCCCGCCTTCCAAACGTCTGTAGACATAAAGTTGTGGTGCATGCCCGCCATTTCGTCGATCCTCGTACGGGTGTGCATACTCAAGAGGTGGAGTCATGCTGGAGCCGACTGAAGTTGGGCTTGAAGAGAAAGAAAGGAATTAGGAGAGAAGATCTCCAGGCGTACCTGGACGAGGCGATGTGGAGGCAGTGGAGAG ttcccgtcgtcgatgctattagggagcttaagcttgtgccgtttttgagacgcggacggcaaccgaaAGAGAACTTTTTGCGTGCAGGATCGATGCCATGA
- the LOC136916331 gene encoding uncharacterized protein isoform X2, whose translation MPCSADRYCNCSVSKIYCHLQKKLTDRIDVTCLSLPVAKCSSVDKRLNHCSHRKLLGSGWRDIAKRTLRFSVVQGKLQVLMAIMMCNNRVMEMKQRNGNHVDGFFWRCAGCRKRRSLRTNSFFEEFPRVSLVALLRVIFYFTKDDSQRRIAETLKLSRSLVSRICRRLQDMCSVDLQQRPIIPFGGPAAVVKCDESKFNHKAKYNRGRRPHRQVWVFGIITTEYSPARGYFTIVDRRDAATLCPIIEQCLLPGSEVHTDDWGAYRHLARLPNVCRHKVVVHARHFVDPRTGVHTQEVESCWSRLKLGLKRKKGIRREDLQAYLDEAMWRQWRVPVVDAIRELKLVPFLRRGRQPKENFLRAGSMP comes from the exons ATGCCATGCAGTGCTGACAGGTACTGTAACTGTTCAGTTAGCAAAATCTATTGTCACCTGCAGAAAAAACTAACAGACAGGATAGATGTAACCTGTCTTAGTTTACCTGTTGCCAAATGCTCAAG TGTTGACAAAAGGTTGAATCACTGTTCCCACCGGAAGTTACTTGGGTCAGGTTGGAGAGATATAGCAAAACGTACACTAAGATTTTCAGTAGtacaaggaaaactacaagtTCTGATGGCGATAATGATG TGCAACAATCGCGTTATGGAAATGAAGCAGAGAAATGGCAATCATGTGGATGGCTTTTTCTG GAGATGCGCTGGATGCCGAAAAAGACGAAGCTTGCGTACCAACAGCTTTTTTGAGGAATTCCCTAGGGTTTCATTGGTAGCGCTACTGagagttattttttacttcaccAAAGATGACTCTCAACGAAGGATAGCAGAAACCTTGAAGCTAAGTCGAAGTCTGGTTTCGCGGATCTGTCGTCGATTACAAGATATGTGTTCAGTGGACCTTCAACAAAGGCCCATCATACCATTTGGAGGACCAGCGGCTGTGGTAAAATGCGATGAAAGCAAGTTTAATCACAAAGCTAAg TATAACAGGGGAAGGAGACCTCATCGTCAGGTGTGGGTATTTGGCATTATCACGACCGAATACAGTCCAGCGAGGGGTTATTTTACCATAGTGGACAGGAGAGACGCAGCGACTCTTTGCCCCATAATAGAGCAATGTCTTTTGCCTGGTAGCGAGGTTCACACCGACGATTGGGGGGCATATAGGCACCTCGCCCGCCTTCCAAACGTCTGTAGACATAAAGTTGTGGTGCATGCCCGCCATTTCGTCGATCCTCGTACGGGTGTGCATACTCAAGAGGTGGAGTCATGCTGGAGCCGACTGAAGTTGGGCTTGAAGAGAAAGAAAGGAATTAGGAGAGAAGATCTCCAGGCGTACCTGGACGAGGCGATGTGGAGGCAGTGGAGAG ttcccgtcgtcgatgctattagggagcttaagcttgtgccgtttttgagacgcggacggcaaccgaaAGAGAACTTTTTGCGTGCAGGATCGATGCCATGA
- the LOC136916330 gene encoding uncharacterized protein isoform X1, translating into MVKPFHGNGLKAGTVEEDLSPNGLGGSSLLTTSRSDEVVGCQRLLQTGSDQTAMLPFLIHSFDELCFQAGENNRGIIVVLLNTKIINEANRGAILRVLHKLETAEGKNWLFWVSSTWSSDGTKVIDLYGGDQKQDRLLFLAPSTGRNATLLGEISDTDTESNQIDSMLKKIIERAELRIMGQRQQREQYAKWRRERKEQEEEFARVQTQEYGKGNQEEQEQETNKDTEVSRIKGNQEEQEQETNKDTEIRKARRLMTSEEPLSGTTIVIRCNDGERVHRKFQENACFQEVYDWLGSLEDIPLYFTLQRGKTVVEHTDIIQGSEVLDLLPYDYKEVREVFSNVEERIREVRRKRVSVAPLKDGMKVILHLPGNKFIARRFCRGACFQVSKTLEILSQLSFHLEP; encoded by the exons ATGGTAAAACCATTTCATGGCAATGGCTTGAAAG CCGGAACGGTCGAGGAAGACTTGTCTCCCAATGGATTAGGAG GTTCATCATTACTTACGACATCACGATCAGATGAGGTGGTAGGGTGTCAAAGACTCTTACAAACAGGCAGTGACCAGACAGCAATGCTACCATTCTTAATTCACTCTTTTGATGAG TTATGCTTTCAAGCAGGCGAGAACAACAGAGGAATAATAGTTGTTCTCTTGAacacaaaaattataaatgaGGCAAATCGAGGAGCTATATTGAG GGTGCTTCATAAACTAGAAACTGCAGAAGGCAAGAATTGGCTTTTTTGGGTGTCAAGCACTTGGTCCAGTGATGGCACAAAAG TTATTGACTTGTATGGTGGAGATCAAAAGCAAGATCGGCTCCTTTTTCTTGCACCATCAACAGGCAGAAATGCTACCTTACTGGGTGAAATTTCAG ATACCGACAcagaatcaaatcaaattgactCCATGTTGAAAAAGATTATAGAAAGGGCTGAACTACGAATTATGGGACAACGGCAACAAAG AGAGCAATATGCAAAGTGGAGAAGAGAAAGGAAGGAGCAAGAAGAAGAGTTTGCAAGAGTCCAAACACAGGAGTATGGAAAAGGGAATCAAGAAGAACAGGAGCAAGAAACCAACAAAGACACTGAAGTAAGTCGCATCAAAGGGAATCAAGAAGAACAGGAGCAAGAAACCAACAAAGACACTGAA ATTAGAAAAGCAAGGAGATTAATGACAAGTGAAGAACCACTGTCTGGGACTACCATTGTCATCAGGTGCAACGATGGTGAAAGAGTGCATCGCAAGTTCCAGGAAAATGCTTGCTTTCAG GAAGTATATGACTGGCTAGGATCATTAGAAGATATACCATTGTATTTTACCCTGCAAAGGGGAAAAACAGTGGTTGAACACACAGACATCATCCAAGGGAGTGAAGTTTTAGACCTTTTACCATAT GATTACAAGGAAGTCAGAGAGGTGTTTTCAAATGTGGAG GAAAGAATCAGAGAAGTACGAAGGAAGCGTGTGTCGGTGGCTCCATTGAAAGATGGGATGAAGGTGATTTTACACCTTCCAGGAAACAAATTCATTGCGCGCAGATTCTGTAGAGGAGCGTGTTTTCAGGTATCAAAAACACTCGAAATTTTATCCCAGCTAAGTTTCCATTTAGAACCATGA
- the LOC136916330 gene encoding uncharacterized protein isoform X2 has protein sequence MVKPFHGNGLKAGTVEEDLSPNGLGGSSLLTTSRSDEVVGCQRLLQTGSDQTAMLPFLIHSFDELCFQAGENNRGIIVVLLNTKIINEANRGAILRVLHKLETAEGKNWLFWVSSTWSSDGTKVIDLYGGDQKQDRLLFLAPSTGRNATLLGEISDTDTESNQIDSMLKKIIERAELRIMGQRQQREQYAKWRRERKEQEEEFARVQTQEYGKGNQEEQEQETNKDTEVSRIKGNQEEQEQETNKDTEIRKARRLMTSEEPLSGTTIVIRCNDGERVHRKFQENACFQEVYDWLGSLEDIPLYFTLQRGKTVVEHTDIIQGSEVLDLLPYERIREVRRKRVSVAPLKDGMKVILHLPGNKFIARRFCRGACFQVSKTLEILSQLSFHLEP, from the exons ATGGTAAAACCATTTCATGGCAATGGCTTGAAAG CCGGAACGGTCGAGGAAGACTTGTCTCCCAATGGATTAGGAG GTTCATCATTACTTACGACATCACGATCAGATGAGGTGGTAGGGTGTCAAAGACTCTTACAAACAGGCAGTGACCAGACAGCAATGCTACCATTCTTAATTCACTCTTTTGATGAG TTATGCTTTCAAGCAGGCGAGAACAACAGAGGAATAATAGTTGTTCTCTTGAacacaaaaattataaatgaGGCAAATCGAGGAGCTATATTGAG GGTGCTTCATAAACTAGAAACTGCAGAAGGCAAGAATTGGCTTTTTTGGGTGTCAAGCACTTGGTCCAGTGATGGCACAAAAG TTATTGACTTGTATGGTGGAGATCAAAAGCAAGATCGGCTCCTTTTTCTTGCACCATCAACAGGCAGAAATGCTACCTTACTGGGTGAAATTTCAG ATACCGACAcagaatcaaatcaaattgactCCATGTTGAAAAAGATTATAGAAAGGGCTGAACTACGAATTATGGGACAACGGCAACAAAG AGAGCAATATGCAAAGTGGAGAAGAGAAAGGAAGGAGCAAGAAGAAGAGTTTGCAAGAGTCCAAACACAGGAGTATGGAAAAGGGAATCAAGAAGAACAGGAGCAAGAAACCAACAAAGACACTGAAGTAAGTCGCATCAAAGGGAATCAAGAAGAACAGGAGCAAGAAACCAACAAAGACACTGAA ATTAGAAAAGCAAGGAGATTAATGACAAGTGAAGAACCACTGTCTGGGACTACCATTGTCATCAGGTGCAACGATGGTGAAAGAGTGCATCGCAAGTTCCAGGAAAATGCTTGCTTTCAG GAAGTATATGACTGGCTAGGATCATTAGAAGATATACCATTGTATTTTACCCTGCAAAGGGGAAAAACAGTGGTTGAACACACAGACATCATCCAAGGGAGTGAAGTTTTAGACCTTTTACCATAT GAAAGAATCAGAGAAGTACGAAGGAAGCGTGTGTCGGTGGCTCCATTGAAAGATGGGATGAAGGTGATTTTACACCTTCCAGGAAACAAATTCATTGCGCGCAGATTCTGTAGAGGAGCGTGTTTTCAGGTATCAAAAACACTCGAAATTTTATCCCAGCTAAGTTTCCATTTAGAACCATGA
- the LOC136916328 gene encoding uncharacterized protein produces the protein MSKAEYKSLLFRISKRLDEINALEHILFICEEKLGHQTGQDIHNTLSLLRKLEESGSLGVDYLQLVKDILKAVEEWDLHEKVVKFERTRREYKELVARVVSVLEELNDLERLMSIVARVRRIPEERRNDVHDVRSLVQVLEEKNFLGIDCLEILREILTELNDYELLSELTEFQKRRIEDETQERRKAREAAVWSSARAATQRIIGEVRLRCTFRTVSGVVLLVNSGLILRRCFTFDDFVQAFTVAILPAANVLRDVSEGSVCFMVRAETSLALEELYKRYSNGRLQRDLQEFLVTYDIRQLANGEEVIVSVYIDEKEYWEALDDLTNVDQEGRGEEKQSKYLNEARMAFVQNYLENTEDTRSLTTGTSDDDGIGSHSTPSDLALEEPSGPCLKDLSKEIIGEFSTRLRSDKVSCEQFYRSFGLENLEKEPYPDTAFEEIVNTPIKLAIDVCRALQFYDLVELLEKAIKPRALRPALPMNEITRSLSNSNRPTTFHSKVKIVFVGDGENTFVAIKKFFQKICPGSEIYRIPLAVFHLELEERNLPAQRNEIEEQLQELHVELTEKEDEERRYKSDEPTLKRFLRKSLTTGIQRLQELRKRKNEIEEKLKKVNANLEKQMKKLEADTSRAVDDLWNEERDDESLFVVFCTNPATHYAGGLMTYHSYVAQVGTDSLGATLTGFQDRIKGIIMEKLASFPTTPKFLVTHISMSWMYLNLPETLHVEYVGSEGVEDTILEVLSKRWQTLDIISIMKEVQRTLSMQKNSSGTIKKITDNLSAVPRFHETTEEQS, from the exons ATGTCTAAAGCTGAGTACAAGAGTTTGCTGTTTCGCATAAGCAAGCGACTGGATGAAATCAATGCTCTTGAACATATACTCTTCATATGCGAAGAGAAACTAGGGCATCAAACCGGTCAGGATATTCATAACACGCTCTCCTTGCTAAGAAAATTGGAAGAGAGTGGTTCTCTTGGGGTTGATTATCTGCAGCTGGTTAAAGATATTCTGAAAGCTGTAGAAGAATGGGATCTTCACGAAAAAGTCGTCAAGTTTGAACGCACGAGAAGAGAATACAAGGAGTTAGTTGCAAGGGTCGTTAGTGTGCTCGAAGAACTCAACGATTTGGAACGGCTGATGTCTATCGTCGCCAGAGTAAGGAGGATAccagaagaaagaagaaacgaCGTTCACGATGTTCGTTCACTAGTTCAAGTCTTGGAGGAAAAGAATTTTCTCGGAATCGACTGCCTTGAAATTTTGAGGGAAATTCTCACCGAACTGAATGACTATGAGCTACTGTCTGAACTGACTGAGTTTCAGAAACGTCGAATCGAAGACGAGACACAAGAAAGGCGAAAAG CCCGAGAAGCAGCCGTTTGGTCGTCCGCAAGAGCTGCCACTCAAAGGATAATAGGAG AAGTTCGACTCCGCTGCACTTTTCGAACGGTCAGTGGTGTGGTATTGCTCGTTAATTCTGGATTGATCCTGCGCAGATGCTTCACTTTTGATGATTTTGTTCAAGCTTTCACGGTTGCAATCTTACCTGCAGCAAATGTATTGCGTGACGTAAGTGAGGGGTCTGTGTGCTTCATGGTTCGGGCTGAAACCAGTTTGGCTCTTGAGGAATTATACAAACGATACAGTAATGGTAGACTGCAGAGAGATCTTCAAGAGTTCTTGGTAACATATGACATCCGACAACTGGCGAATGGAGAGGAAGTGATAGTATCTGTGTACATCGATGAAAAGGAATACTGGGAAGCCCTTGATGATCTGACAAACGTGGATCAAGAAG GTCGCGGCGAAGAGAAGCAGTCAAAATACTTAAATGAGGCGAGGATGGCCTTCGTTCAGAATTATTTGGAAAATACGGAGGATACACGCAGTTTGACAACAGGAACATCGGACGACGATGGAATTGGAAGTCATAGCACACCATCTGACTTAGCACTGGAGGAGCCAAGCG ggcCCTGTTTGAAAGACCTTAGTAAAGAAATTATTGGGGAGTTCAGCACAAGACTTCGATCTGATAAAGTTTCATGCGAGCAGTTTTATCGCTCGTTTGGACTAGAGAACCTTGAGAAGGAACCTTACCCTGACACCGCGTTTGAAGAAATTGTAAATACCCCCATCAAGTTGGCCATAGATGTCTGTCGCGCCCTGCAGTTTTATGACCTCGTAGAACTTTTGGAGAAGGCCATAAAACCTCGGGCTCTGCGTCCTGCTTTGCCAATGAATGAAATAACCAGGTCACTGAGTAACAGTAACCGGCCAACAACGTTTCACAGCAAGGTGAAAATTGTGTTTGTTGGTGATGGAGAAAACACATTTGTAGCGatcaaaaaattttttcagaAGATCTGTCCAGGCAGCGAAATTTATAGAATTCCATTAGCAGTCTTCCACCTGGAATTAGAAGAAAGAAACCTACCAGCGCAAAGGAACGAAATTGAAGAGCAGCTGCAGGAACTACACGTGGAACTGACTGAAAAAGAAGACGAGGAACGGCGATACAAATCTGATGAACCTACTCTCAAGAGATTCCTTCGTAAAAGTTTGACAACGGGAATTCAGAGACTTCAAGAACTGCGAAAGCGAAAAAACGAAATCGAAGAAAAACTCAAGAAGGTGAATGCAAATCTGgaaaaacagatgaaaaaaCTTGAAGCTGATACTTCACGTGCTGTCGATGACTTATGGAATGAAGAAAGAG ATGATGAATCTCTTTTTGTGGTGTTTTGTACTAACCCTGCTACGCATTATGCCGGAGGTCTTATGACGTACCACAGCTACGTAGCACAGGTAGGTACGGACTCCTTGGGTGCGACGCTTACAGGCTTCCAAGATCGGATTAAGGGCATTATAATGGAGAAGTTGGCATCATTTCCAACCACACCAAAATTTCTGGTCACTCATATTTCGATGTCTTGGATGTATTTAAACCTTCCTGAAACCCTTCATGTGGAGTATGTGGGAAGTGAAGGTGTTGAAGACACTATTCTGGAAGTTCTTTCCAAGCGCTGGCAAACACTGGATATCATTTCAATCATGAAAGAAGTGCAAAGGACTTTATCGATGCAGAAAAATAGCAGCGGCACAATCAAGAAAATTACCGACAACCTGTCCGCTGTTCCGAGATTTCATGAAACGACAGAGGAACAGTCATAG